One Candidatus Micrarchaeia archaeon DNA segment encodes these proteins:
- a CDS encoding GNAT family N-acetyltransferase has product QEKDKKQDENKSCVIGFIKTEPKYMGPLRRLYISSVIIDKREQGKGYGKALMKDIEDKAKAQGFDEITLDVSADNERAVKFYETLGFEIAKYLMRKTL; this is encoded by the coding sequence CAAGAAAAAGATAAAAAACAGGATGAAAATAAAAGCTGTGTAATTGGTTTTATTAAAACAGAACCAAAATATATGGGCCCTTTAAGGAGGCTTTATATATCCAGTGTAATAATAGATAAAAGAGAGCAGGGAAAAGGTTATGGTAAAGCGCTTATGAAAGATATTGAAGATAAAGCAAAAGCGCAAGGTTTTGATGAAATAACTTTAGATGTAAGCGCAGATAACGAGCGCGCTGTAAAATTCTATGAAACATTGGGTTTTGAAATAGCAAAGT